A single genomic interval of Fibrobacter sp. UWB13 harbors:
- a CDS encoding PAS domain-containing protein, protein MMNSIDWSVGWCYVCTVLLLLLIVTILLLLDYWKRQRLYTLFSGNLGEFIVVLSDKFEFISSLPQFMSDPLFDNLSKDRLFRDILPPKDWARLKLYFDDIDKHPEMPFMFSYKRDDGTMLWFEMRCQHKRLSMDESRYICLIKNISNTVENQHRLDEAETKLKSLLRNTGDFLWKFDFESRQLFLLTPMMDDDYRDVPRSGGVVDIESLMPEDDFKLLERVMNECMMKAGGEAAYDDKGHLLDELSQLNRLANENARFGTLKIRCWNSEKNLVWYDFRGHLAPDDEDRIVMMGSARRVETSPEIPFLMKSGIEESLINSLFNFPNIGIFWVDRNFTILGCNNAFATDSGFAKTDEVVNQSLKDVISVKFLPYYDSMIKDVFDNGSPKSWKGKFDDSDLICTINVVPMLKSLLKSGYTVSRVLCVYMRISG, encoded by the coding sequence ATGATGAACTCTATTGACTGGTCTGTGGGCTGGTGCTATGTCTGCACCGTGCTCTTACTTTTATTGATTGTCACCATTTTGCTGTTGCTCGATTATTGGAAAAGGCAAAGGCTTTATACGCTTTTCTCGGGCAACCTTGGTGAGTTCATCGTTGTACTGTCTGACAAATTCGAATTTATCAGTTCGCTTCCGCAGTTCATGTCAGACCCGCTCTTTGACAACTTGAGCAAGGACCGCCTATTCCGAGACATTCTGCCACCCAAAGACTGGGCTCGCCTAAAATTGTACTTTGACGATATTGATAAGCACCCCGAAATGCCTTTCATGTTCTCGTACAAACGCGACGACGGTACGATGCTTTGGTTTGAAATGCGATGCCAACACAAGCGCCTTTCAATGGACGAATCGCGTTATATTTGCTTGATTAAAAACATTTCAAACACCGTTGAAAACCAGCATCGCCTGGATGAAGCCGAAACAAAGCTCAAATCTTTGCTCCGCAATACCGGCGACTTCCTGTGGAAATTCGATTTTGAAAGCCGCCAGCTCTTTTTGCTCACGCCAATGATGGACGATGACTACCGCGACGTACCCCGTTCTGGCGGTGTTGTCGATATTGAATCGCTCATGCCAGAAGATGACTTCAAGTTGCTCGAACGTGTGATGAACGAATGCATGATGAAAGCTGGTGGCGAAGCCGCTTATGATGACAAAGGGCACCTGCTTGACGAACTGAGCCAGCTCAACCGCCTTGCCAACGAAAACGCACGATTCGGCACTCTCAAAATCCGTTGCTGGAACAGTGAAAAGAACCTCGTGTGGTACGACTTCCGCGGTCACCTCGCCCCTGATGACGAAGACCGCATCGTGATGATGGGTTCTGCCCGCCGCGTCGAAACCTCACCTGAAATTCCGTTCCTCATGAAGAGCGGCATTGAAGAATCTCTAATAAATTCACTATTCAATTTCCCGAACATCGGTATTTTCTGGGTCGACCGCAACTTTACCATTCTTGGATGCAACAACGCCTTTGCCACAGACTCTGGATTTGCCAAAACAGACGAAGTTGTCAATCAATCTTTGAAAGATGTCATCTCCGTCAAGTTCCTCCCCTATTACGATTCCATGATCAAGGACGTTTTTGACAACGGCTCGCCCAAAAGCTGGAAGGGCAAATTTGACGATAGCGATTTGATTTGCACCATCAACGTGGTCCCCATGCTTAAATCGCTCCTCAAGTCCGGCTATACCGTGAGCCGTGTACTTTGCGTCTACATGCGAATTTCGGGATAA